The genomic DNA ggcccataaaaacaaaaaatcgccagcggcccaccgagcaaatgcccggtatgcccgatggccagtccagctatgccaggatgtgatgttctgtgtgaggatgctctccacagcgcctgtatagaaagtCCTGAGGATCactggagagaccctgaacttcctcagttgttgTAGGTGGTACAGGTGCTGCCTAGCCTtcttggtctggacctgaatgtgggcagaccatgtcaggtctgaggagatgtggacactgagatacttgaaggactgcactctctccactggagctccattaatgataatgggcttgtagtccctgctgaccccttctgaagtccaccatcagctccttggtcttgccgacgttcagctggaggtggttgtcctggcaccacgatgccagattcttcacttcatccatgtagcccgcctcatcgttgttggagatatAATATAACTAATTTGCATATGACTATTGCTCAAATGAATGAGTTATGAAATCTGACCAGCTTAAAAGTATTATTCAATTACATTTATCAATTATCATTATTCAATtactcgcctctgtcagtgcgccccagggcagctgtggctacaatgtagcttgccttcaccagtgtgtgaatgggtggatgactgaatgtagtgtgaagcgctttggggtccttagggactagaaaagcgctatacaaatgcaggccatttaccatcatgtgaaacactgaatataaaatgaacacaaatcaattaacaataaaaaatacatttatgctCGGACAGAGTGAAGTGTAAACGGAGCACCTTCATGCTTAACAAGAAGGAATGTCCGAATATCAGTGTGATGAAATGAGTCATTAgagtcttaaaaacaaaacagcacaatcATAATATTTCTATTAATAGCCTACCCATTTATAAATCCAGCCAGAAGACAGTCATCCACATGAAAAACAACCACTATACATTACTTAGAAATGCATTAGCAGAGTaaagaaaacttttttaaatataaagtatCTGGAGTTTTCAGGAAGCCCCACCCCTTCCTGGTACTTTACTAGActatggctgtgtcccaattcaggatCTGCATGCTTGAAGTACGTGCACTACGcacggtgcgtactataagtacgagaagtgccCGCGAGAAATGTTTCATACAGCATTGTGTGAcataaatgaaagagaaaaaatgttttgttggtcattcagCATTCATAgcatgcagaagttgcattTCACTTACAATGATGCAATGAGAATCCTACCTACCATCTACCTAGAGGAGGGAGTGCCAGTCAGATGTTTATGTTAGGTTAGGGTGTTTGTACTTTTAAAGTACTTTTGAAGAAGTTAATGTTCACTTTTGTAGAGTATTTGGATGCTCCGGCTAACGCTATGATTTCAGCACTCACAAATCCTACTGTGAGTTATTCCCATCATTTATCCAGTCTGAGGAAGCTGGTTTAAGACTTTATGTGTAAACTGATTTCTTTTAATTGTACTGTTTGTAGCATTGGGCCTGTGTTCATTATATTTGTAATATggtttaatgtttaaatatatttttatattttcattttggtTTTATAAGTTGTGCTTTGTGTAATCATGGACTTAAGTCTTTTATTAAAGCTTTCATTGATTCATTGATTCATAGTTGTTTATTATTACTGaagatatttttgttatttggaGATAAAGGGTCAGATAAGGGTTtctcatccagacagatttagTTATAGTCAAATATGTTTACAGTTTGATTACAAAATGCATCAAAAGGATCATGACTGTTGCCGACAACAACTGGAAAACTGAGTCACTAAGTCCATCCCGCACAACAGGGGGCGAAACTGAGCGACCCGATCTCGTCAGATGTAACCCGGAAGCAGTAACACGAAGCTCTCAAGCTGGAAGGAGATGTAGGTTTAATAAGATCGGATTCATGAGGaaaatgaaattcaaagtttgtcTCCAGAGGCTGACAGCTACTCAGACCGCAGTTACAACACATTCAGGTGATGGGAGCCAGAAAGACTCAATAAATCTCCTTTTAAATCCATTTTTTCTGCTCAAGTGACCGACATTCCTCCAGAATCCTCTTGGcgcttttacattttttgttgaTGCAAGTGTTTGTTTTCTGATATGACAGCTCATTTAGATGAGAGGAAATCAGAAATGGCGGCAGCAGAAATAAAGACTGATTCAGGTTAAATAACGGCGAGTTGATGGTAGACCCTTTAAAGCAGAAATCGGTTAGTATCCGTTAATATGTGTGGATCCAGCCACATGATTTAGAACAACCCGCTGAACTTAACCTGCACGAAAATAGATGTAATTCTTGATTCTTTAGGCGCTAAAGTCTCATTATTACAGAAGCGTTTTTTCTTTGAGAAACATTCTAAAGTGTTTTTGAATCACAGtataaaatgtttaatatgAACCAATGCAATATTTTTTATCAAAGTCTGAAAGGTTTCGTAAGCACTCGTTTTAATCATTTTGTAAACAGCAGTTACGAAAGGTTTTGTAACCCGCACAAACAAAGAGTTTGAATTTCCCGCAATCGTTTAGGGGTCACGAGAGCACTTCTCGCGACCTGATTGGCTCGGTCCCTCCCGACTGTTTAAAGGGGCTCATTTAGCTGCGTGCCCATTGGCCAGCAGTTCTAGCGCCAAGATTCCAATAAAAGGGCGAGCAGCGGAAGCCCTATACTGTCTCCGTCTATCTGCAGCTACTAAGCTTTAGCTTTCTGCTCCTTTTAGCTTCttagtgttttttctttgtgtccgTTTGAACCCGAAAAGTCACAATGCTGACCGCGCGCTCCCCGCTCTCCGTGAAGAACGAGCAGACCCTCAGCGGGCAGCTGGACAAAATGTCTCTGGACAAAGAGAACACGGTGAGGCTGCTTCAGGTTCCCGCTCACAGAGGCCGCCGATTCTTTAACGTCACCGAACAATTACAGGTATCGATAAAGAGTCGCTGTGTGTGCTGACGGTCTGTGTCTCCTTTCAGCCTCCGGGCCCGAACAGCAGCCGCATCCTGGCGTCCAAAACCGCGCGGAGGATCTTCGACGCTGCTGCGGTAAGTGAGAGAAAAGCCGCAGGAAGCTTCGCACATTTAGCGGATTCCTCATATCAGCGGACCGAGTTGATGCTGAGCTCACTGACGGCAGCAGATGTGGCGCCTAAACTGTGGCCGTGGCGCCAACAGTGAGCGGCAGGGCTGAGGTCGGTTCAGGGTTCTAGTTTATTAGGAAGAGCTGCTGTGGTGTTCAGGTTTTATGCCGTTTCTGTTATTTTGTCCACCACCTTCAGATCAGTGAACGATACAGGCAGGAAATCTGCACAAACTTTaacttttcactgtttttgctCCAGAATCGATGAATAAGCTAATCAATAATCCTGAGCAATgatctttgtcttcagcccaaaGTGAAAAAGAGCAGCAGCTCGCAGGAGGAGGAGCCTCTGCTGAAGGACAACCCTCGCCGCTTCGTCATCTTCCCCATCGAGTACCACGATATCTGGCAGATGTACAAGAAGGCAGAGGCGTCCTTCTGGACGGCAGAGGAGGTAGGTAGAGCTGTAATGGGGCGGGGCTTGATGCTGGACGCCGTGATGCTGACGTGCTCTTTCTGTGCAGGTGGATCTGTCCAAGGACCTGCAGCACTGGGATGCCATGAAGGACGAAGAGCGCTACTTCATCTCCCACGTGTTGGCCTTCTTTGCCGCCAGCGACGGCATCGTCAATGAGAACCTGGTGAGCCGCTGCGCCTGCTCTTACAGATGGTTTTGAGGTCACGGACCGCTGTAACACTCTTGTTGTCGCTCTTTGACCAACAGGTGGAGCGCTTCATGCAGGAAGTGCAGGTAACGGAGGCCCGGTGTTTCTACGGTTTCCAGATCGCCATGGAGAACATCCACTCAGAGATGTACAGCCTGCTGATCGACACGTACATCAAGGACCCCAAAGAGAGGTACGCAGGAGGCGGGGCCAAATACTGTTCTGTAGTGGCTTAACTGGCCTGTACTGATCTAACTGGTGAGTCACGATGTGTTCCCGCCCTCAGAGAGTACCTGTTTAATGCCATCGAGACGCTGCCGTGCGTGAAGAAGAAGGCTGACTGGGCGCTCAACTGGATCGGCAACAAGAACGCCACCTACGGTAAATAAGCTGCTGCCCATTAGGCCACCTGACGCAATGGTTCCACCTCAAGCAGCTTCATTGATTATTGTCTGTTTATTGATCTGCAGGAGAGCGCGTGGTGGCCTTTGCCGCTGTGGAGGGGATCTTCTTCTCGGGTTCGTTCGCCGCCATCTTCTGGCTGAAGAAGAGAGGCCTGATGCCCGGCCTGACCTTCTCCAACGAGCTCATCAGCAGAGACGAGGTGAGGCGCCCTGTTGGTGTCAGATTGCAGGTATTGATCCAGTGATGATGTCACTCttaacgtgtgtttgtgtgcctgcCGCGTTTAGGGTCTGCACTGTGACTTTGCCTGTCTGATGTTCAAACACCTGGTGAACAAACCGCCCAAGGAAACTGTCATCAGCATCATCAAGAACGCCGTGGAGATCGAGCAGGTGAGTCCCAGCTGCAGGTGAAGCTGCTCTGCTGGGCCCACTGGTTCATGGTGGATTTACTGGTTCAGGATGGCTTTAATGGGTTTATTGGTTTGTGTGCAGGAGTTCCTGACTGACGCTCTGCCCGTCAAGCTCATCGGGATGAACTGCGACATGATGAAACGGTACATCGAGTTCGTGGCCGACAGACTGTTGCTGGAGCTCGGCTTCTCCAAGGTAACGCCCCACACAGGTCATGTAATCATGTGACTGACTtaaaggcagaaaaacagcatcACAACACTCATCTCAGTGACAAgctaaacttaaaataaaacatgatcagttctccacacagacacatttcagGAACTCTTTGACCTCAGAGAGCAACATGATGAAAGTGATGGTGTGAGTGATGATGAAGTGCGCAGGGGTACGGACCTCAGCCAGTGATGGGGGCTGAGTGCTGCTGCAGAGTCTGATCAGAGGACGAGTGGTTCTCTGATGGGCAGCGGCAGTGCGACACAGACGCCTATCTGAACTCGCCCATGGGTGGGGGCGGGTGACCTCAGGGTGGGGGCAGTGGGTGGAGCTGACTGACATGGTGTTTCTGTGTGCAGATCTACCGGGTGGAGAACCCTTTTGACTTCATGGAGAACATCTCCCTGGAGGGAAAGACCAACTTCTTTGAGAAGCGGGTGGGCGAGTACCAGAGGATGGGCGTGATGGCGACGCCCACGGACAACACCTTCCGGTTGGACGCTGACTTCTGATGGTGGAGCGTCCCTGCCGTCACACTACCTCCGTCCCGGTGCATGCTGGAACAGACTCTTGGACTTTTAGGGTCAAATGATGAACTGAATCTTTATTTACAGACTTGAGTCTGTGAGCCGCAGCATTAGACCTGATCAAATCTAACTCTGTGGCTCAGCGCTTTGTAAATATGTCAGGGCTTTAAATGTGTAcagtttacatttgttttttttagtgtatTTTTAATACTGAGCTTTAATAAATGACTCCGTGAACAGGAACCAGCTCTGGTCTTTTTCTTCTGACATTAAGTTGAACTGaaaagtttaaaacatttttaaaatctggTTCCTCAGGTTTCATCTGATTTGACTGCGTAAACTTAAAGTCATGTTCATAGAGAAAACTAATCTGAACTCAACATCTGACCCAGCGTCACGGCTGGGCGATGATCTGGTCCCTGTTGTGGCGCCAGCACCACTATCATCAGCAGCTGCTTTTGGAACAAAACAGCTGGACAGATGTGAGGAATgacagacttttattttgaagacacTGGACAAGACATGGGTTTTTAGTAAAAGAGGAAATGAAGTTAGAATCTGTTAAATGATTGGTTACGGAGGAGGCGTCAGTGGTTTTTTTATGGCTTCGTGTTCATGATGGTTAGCAGGCGCTCAGAGGACTCTGACGACAAGCAGTGTCACATCTCCTTTCACCTCCACCTGGTTGATGGCGCTCAGTTCCTTCATACGGTGTTTGTAATCGAGCTGGTGCTGCCCATTCATGGCAACTCTGAAGTGCTGCGCGTCGCAGCGGATGATCATCTGTGGGGAGATGACAGCAggttttaaaaattaaacaaaaaaacccatcacaACATGTGGATGTTAAGgcaggggtcaaaggtcacctcAAAGTACTGCCCCGCAGTAAAGGGAAAGGAAGCGAGCGCCATCTCCTCATGACCCCAGCAGTCGGACAGAAAGGAGTTCCTGACAAAGACACGCTTCTTCAAGCGAGGGTTCAGGTGGAGAGCGATGTCGGACCCGGTCGCTGGACGCAAGTTCACGCAGAAACtgtaacaggaagtgatgtcattaaTGAGCCATGAAAGGCTAAACCGAAACTCTGAACTGCTTCATGTTTACTTTCTCTGCAGGTTCATGCAAGGTGGTCTGTGATGATCAAGTGACGGTCACATAACtcaatttaaatttatatttaaataaaacctgtAAACTCTGAAAATGTTTCAGTGACTTTAATCCAAACATTGCACTTCAGTTTAAGCTAATCAGTTTCTACTGGCGCCAGACTTCAGGTTTACTACATAGAAGTTATTCATCACAGTCAGGTTTTCATTGTGTTAGTTGGCTCAACAATACCTAAACCCCACAAacataatggtaaatggcctgcatttgtatagcgcttttctagtccataggaccccaaagcgctttacactacattcagtcatccacccattcacacacacattcccacactggcgatagcaagctacattgtagccacagctgccctggggcgcactgactgATAATGTCTCTGAGCAGCTTGTGGAGTCAGCTTGTAAATCAGAGCCTGTATTCACAAAGCTGTGATTAATTTATTATGAATTTAAGAATATAAAACTTATGTTGTTATTAACAAGAACAAAATTTTTACTAAAGTTAATTTAAGTTCTGATCGATGCCTCACTGATTGTCGCTTTGATCAGTTTCTGTACTGGgctcccacagctgtttattatCCTTACCTCTCTGCGTTCTGATTGGTCTCTCctttgatgatgatgctgcGTCCGACTGTCAGCCCATTAACCAGCTGACCTCTGAACGGGATACTCTGTAGGAAACAGAGAGTCAGACACACTaaaacatttccctttttttggcTTTAtagttttaaatataaatttagaTCTGTGTTAAAAGTTAGAAGATCATTTGGTATCAAATAAGATCAGTGATCTCACTGATTAATGTAAGATCAATGGGTGAAATATGATAAATCATTTTCTTTACCAAAATATGATTTCAGGCCAACCATGTGGGCTGATATAATATGACTGAtataaaaaacagattttaattGATCATATTTATGTTAAGTAAAATAAGCTAAAAGttgctttaaaaataattcattcaAATTTCTTTGTATTAAACTGTTGttattgtaagaaataaatgcatCATCAATCAATGATTTGATCAGGAAAACTCACCAAATCACCTGATGAGGAGAACACTGGCTGAAacgcatggaaaaaaaaatctgattaaaATCTGATCGACTGATGCATAACTCTAGCCAATCAGACCACATCCGACGCTGATCAAAAAACAGACGCAGTTTCTCCAGAAAGGTCCACATTTCCGCTGCCCTGTGATGACTCGTGTCCTGTGCTATGAAGATACCCACGTTATCTTTCTGTTATGATCCACTTAAGCTAACAGTGAGGGTCAGAGTTCACACCAAGCTGGTTATCAACTGGGTAAGTAACTCAGGATTTGACCTGTGCAGTCACATGAAAGGGGCGGGGCTTTCATATTTGGAAGCATTTCGCAGATCACGTGACTTTTCTTCCACAGAAAACAATCCTTATGAGTGCCAGCCATCCAGAGATGCTATCAGACAGTGATTTCAAATCTTTAGCTAACATAAAACTATACTAGTGAAATGCAACACAGATATTGAAAGGACACCTGATCAATTATTGCTGATTCGGCTGTGTCCTTATTGGGCGGACTGCCAGCGGGAGAGGTGGGgctctgaaacaaacaaacaaacaaacaaacaaacaggttaACCCTCTGATGGTAAAGCTGCAGGTTGCCACGGGTTACAGAGACACTCACTGAGCTCGGGGAAAGGATGCCCACAGCCTGAACTTTGACTTTTCCTGAGATGCTGATGGTGTCAACACGCTCCAGCTCCACTCTGTGTTTGTACTCCAGCAGGTGGGCGCCATTCACAGCCACCTGAACACGCACGAAAACAACACATCGCTGGACACCAGTTTGACTTGCATTGAACAGTTAAACTCTGCCGTGCTGACTCTTCTCTGACACCTGATTGGTCGGCTCGTCTCTCACCTTGAACTGGTCTTggaggatgaggatgatgagCTCGAAGTCGACCTCGAGCCTGAAGGGCATCTCGTAGTGGATCTGTTCGCGGCCCCAGCACTCTTTCGTCAGCGTGTTGCACACGATGGACGACTTTTTGATCCTCGGGTTGAAATGGAACGCTACGTCGGCCCGCGGCTTCACGCTGCTGCCGCAGGTGAAGTCCACCTGGAACCTGTGAGACAGCGAACAGAGAGAGAAGATCCCGCTTTAAGAATCTGCACCCCGACTCtgacgtttgttttttttttaaatatccgaTTGATGATGAAGATCGGCATCCTCACCTGTCAGCACCAGACGGCACAGAGCCCTTGATCAGAACCATCTCACCTGGCAAGAACCCACCCAGGATCGTCCCAGCAAAGGGAATCGACTGTGGACAGAACACCACAAACATGAGGAGGGTCAGATGACCACAGAGAACACCTAGAAACACCTGAGAGGAGGGACTAGATCGGTGTGAATGAACCAGAGCTCAAAGCTCCGTCAGCAGCTGATCAGATTAGAATCTGAAATTAGAATGTAACAGGAGAATCACAGAAATTCTCCTGCTTTCACTTAGAGACGCTCAGAGAAAACCTCCACCTGTTTAAATATATGAAATTTGTAGATACGTGTAGAGGTTTTTCCAAAagtttgatttggcacagattttatGCCGAATGTCCTCCCTGACACAACCCTCCTGTTTACCTGGGCTCTGACCCGGGGATGGGTGTGTCTCCCCTCCTGGGCTTGAATGTGTTACCCTGTATGCAGCACAGATCCACGTCTGTGGATttgaaataaagtgaaataaacGTGTCTAAACAGATTCAAGAAACGTGAAGAAGTGAAGTGAAGAAGCTTTTCCATGAGacgaggtgaaacgtcttcaagaaacttaaagatgtCCAGTCGcgtttctttccaagctccttagactaccatgacctggatcactgcgaaccttcacagacagctTTGATTTGATTATAAAAAGataactaaaataaaagcagagcagtaaataatctgctctcaGGTCTTTGGACTGTCTGTCTGTATCAGGCCGTCAGTTCCGCTTTCAAGTCCAAAGTATTCTCATTAAGCTTGTTCCGCACTTGTAGTCAAACGATTCTGACTCCAGGTAAAGACACCTGCTAGCTCACTTGAGTCACCACAGTAAGACTGTGTGACGAGTCATGTGCAAAGGTGGCAAAAGTGCTCGCTCATCTTGGCTAACTAGATGCTGAAGTACAGCAAGCGCAGTTTACGGACACCTGCAGTGGTTctggtcttcatgtgacatcCTCAGGGGACTAATAAACGAATAGGACTGcctgtcatgtgtttctgttcaggCTCAGATAAGTTTGATGTTTGAGGCTCATAGTGATAAAATAATAACTCCCCCAAAGACGTCAAACCTGAAGTCCGTTCTGAAAATGTGAGGAGCAGAAGGTTCAGGTGTTTGTTTCAAATGTAgggagtgaaaataaaaagaagtcaggaaaaaaaaaaaacaacaactcaagTACCAACAAAGTATTTGCACTTTACGTCCCACCTCTGGTCATGTgatcattattattaaactTCAAACAGTACTCCACCTGCAGGAGAATATATAAGTTTATAGGTGGATCTGAATTGGGTGACCTGTCCACCCAAAGACGACTGTAATTGTAAACTGGTgctaaagaaagaaagttgaattgaattacaGTCCTCAAGTTACTTTACTTTTGCCCACAGCTCTGCTAACATCCCAACAAAGAATCTCTGTTGTTTCTCACATGTTTGAGCTGAATtcaaacctttttctttttgactgtTAATAATCATATCAGCAGTTTTATGAAGGGCAGCTTTCAGCAGCTGAGTCACTGATTTAAAGCTGGTTTTGTTCTCTCAGCAGGTCAAGACttcctgcaggttttatttGTCTAGATCTGAAGGCCTGTTTTTACCTCCTCTTGTTCACTGTGAACATTTTCTTCCTGCTTTCATTAGTAGATTTTATCCTGGCGGGTGACTGAATTTTTTGCACGAATCACATGTTTTATTCATATTGGAGTTTTTTGCTTTTAGTttgaatcatttaaaaaaaaacttctccaTTCTCAATCTTCATGCACAAATATCTCCTCTACATTTCAGAAGAAGTTATAAAAAATGTAACAGAAAGACAGAGCACATTTCTCCTATACTGACTTCCCTTCATTGGCACTCTGTTAAatacagaattcaaaatcctgctcctcacatacaaggtcttaaacaATAAGGCCCC from Maylandia zebra isolate NMK-2024a linkage group LG15, Mzebra_GT3a, whole genome shotgun sequence includes the following:
- the LOC101469208 gene encoding ribonucleoside-diphosphate reductase subunit M2 codes for the protein MLTARSPLSVKNEQTLSGQLDKMSLDKENTPPGPNSSRILASKTARRIFDAAAPKVKKSSSSQEEEPLLKDNPRRFVIFPIEYHDIWQMYKKAEASFWTAEEVDLSKDLQHWDAMKDEERYFISHVLAFFAASDGIVNENLVERFMQEVQVTEARCFYGFQIAMENIHSEMYSLLIDTYIKDPKEREYLFNAIETLPCVKKKADWALNWIGNKNATYGERVVAFAAVEGIFFSGSFAAIFWLKKRGLMPGLTFSNELISRDEGLHCDFACLMFKHLVNKPPKETVISIIKNAVEIEQEFLTDALPVKLIGMNCDMMKRYIEFVADRLLLELGFSKIYRVENPFDFMENISLEGKTNFFEKRVGEYQRMGVMATPTDNTFRLDADF
- the LOC101468903 gene encoding galectin-8 codes for the protein MSISNPRQVFHNPSIPFAGTILGGFLPGEMVLIKGSVPSGADRFQVDFTCGSSVKPRADVAFHFNPRIKKSSIVCNTLTKECWGREQIHYEMPFRLEVDFELIILILQDQFKVAVNGAHLLEYKHRVELERVDTISISGKVKVQAVGILSPSSSPTSPAGSPPNKDTAESAIIDQPVFSSSGDLSIPFRGQLVNGLTVGRSIIIKGETNQNAESFCVNLRPATGSDIALHLNPRLKKRVFVRNSFLSDCWGHEEMALASFPFTAGQYFEMIIRCDAQHFRVAMNGQHQLDYKHRMKELSAINQVEVKGDVTLLVVRVL